Proteins found in one Canis aureus isolate CA01 chromosome 19, VMU_Caureus_v.1.0, whole genome shotgun sequence genomic segment:
- the GHRL gene encoding appetite-regulating hormone isoform X1 — protein MPSLGTMCSLLLFSVLWVDLAMAGSSFLSPEHQKLQQRKESKKPPAKLQPRALEGSLGPEDTSQVEEAEDELEIRFNAPFDVGIKLSGPQYHQHGQALGKFLQEVLWEDTNEALADE, from the exons ATGCCCTCCCTGGGGACCATGTGCAGCCTGCTGCTCTTCAGTGTGCTCTGGGTGGACCTGGCCATGGCGGGCTCCAGCTTCCTAAGTCCCGAACACCAGAAACTACAG CAGAGAAAGGAGTCCAAGAAGCCGCCGGCCAAACTGCAGCCCCGAGCCCTAGAAGGCTCCCTTGGCCCAGAAGACACAAGTCaagtggaagaggcagaggatGAGCTGGAAATCCGG TTCAATGCCCCCTTTGATGTTGGAATCAAGCTGTCAGGGCCTCAGTACCACCAGCATGGCCAGGCACTCGGGAAGTTTCTTCAAGAGGTTCTTTGGGAAGACACCAACG AGGCCCTGGCAGACGAGTGA
- the GHRL gene encoding appetite-regulating hormone isoform X2, with protein MPSLGTMCSLLLFSVLWVDLAMAGSSFLSPEHQKLQRKESKKPPAKLQPRALEGSLGPEDTSQVEEAEDELEIRFNAPFDVGIKLSGPQYHQHGQALGKFLQEVLWEDTNEALADE; from the exons ATGCCCTCCCTGGGGACCATGTGCAGCCTGCTGCTCTTCAGTGTGCTCTGGGTGGACCTGGCCATGGCGGGCTCCAGCTTCCTAAGTCCCGAACACCAGAAACTACAG AGAAAGGAGTCCAAGAAGCCGCCGGCCAAACTGCAGCCCCGAGCCCTAGAAGGCTCCCTTGGCCCAGAAGACACAAGTCaagtggaagaggcagaggatGAGCTGGAAATCCGG TTCAATGCCCCCTTTGATGTTGGAATCAAGCTGTCAGGGCCTCAGTACCACCAGCATGGCCAGGCACTCGGGAAGTTTCTTCAAGAGGTTCTTTGGGAAGACACCAACG AGGCCCTGGCAGACGAGTGA